A window of the Virgibacillus pantothenticus genome harbors these coding sequences:
- a CDS encoding PTS sugar transporter subunit IIC translates to MDIIANKIAQWLTPVATKFSTQRHLGAVRDGFIILIPLVIVASFFILINNVILDANNGVFADVIDLSAYQQIGNQVYNGTLGLLSILIAFTVAYKLARSYNEDGVIPGVMAVAVLVSMFPSMVEVIPLNQEEAVQVTGVFSQSETSATGLIFAIISALIGTEVFLRLKRIKKLQIKMPESVPPEVARSFNALIPAFFTLTLFALLVFLTNTLFDLGLQEIITKAIQAPLDAIYQGLLGINGVMFVQNLLWALGIHGTFVLGPITEPTLLAAIQENIEAFQAGIHIPNIVTKPFIDSFAMMGGGGNTIGLLVAILIASKRAEYRGVAKLSAAPGLFNINEPLMFGLPVILNPILAIPLILVPIVNLNIAYLATSIGLISKTVVFIPWTTPPVLSAFLATAGDYRAAILAALLIALSVLIYLPFVIATNRVAAMERKNRN, encoded by the coding sequence ATGGATATAATAGCCAATAAGATTGCTCAGTGGTTAACACCAGTTGCTACGAAGTTTTCTACGCAGCGTCATTTAGGAGCTGTGCGAGATGGCTTCATAATTTTGATTCCACTTGTTATTGTAGCCTCATTTTTTATATTAATTAATAATGTAATTTTGGACGCTAATAACGGTGTTTTTGCTGATGTTATAGATTTAAGTGCTTATCAGCAAATCGGAAATCAAGTTTACAACGGTACATTAGGACTGCTTTCGATCTTGATAGCTTTTACTGTCGCTTATAAGCTGGCCCGCTCTTACAATGAAGATGGCGTGATACCAGGAGTGATGGCAGTTGCAGTCTTAGTTTCCATGTTTCCTAGTATGGTTGAAGTTATCCCGCTAAATCAAGAAGAAGCGGTACAGGTAACAGGTGTATTTAGTCAAAGTGAAACATCAGCTACTGGTTTAATTTTTGCAATTATTTCAGCCTTAATTGGAACAGAAGTTTTTTTACGATTAAAGAGAATCAAAAAATTACAAATTAAAATGCCAGAAAGTGTTCCTCCTGAAGTTGCTAGATCATTTAATGCGCTGATTCCAGCATTTTTTACCTTAACATTGTTTGCCCTATTAGTATTTTTAACCAATACATTATTTGATTTGGGACTGCAAGAAATAATCACAAAAGCAATACAAGCACCACTTGATGCTATCTACCAAGGGTTACTCGGTATTAATGGGGTTATGTTTGTACAAAACCTATTATGGGCTTTAGGAATTCACGGTACCTTTGTCCTCGGACCAATTACGGAACCAACTTTATTAGCCGCTATTCAGGAAAACATAGAAGCGTTTCAGGCTGGCATTCATATACCTAATATTGTAACTAAGCCATTTATCGATAGTTTCGCGATGATGGGTGGTGGTGGAAATACGATCGGTTTATTAGTTGCCATACTTATTGCTTCTAAACGCGCAGAATACCGCGGGGTTGCTAAGCTTTCTGCTGCTCCAGGATTATTTAATATTAATGAACCATTAATGTTTGGACTGCCAGTTATTTTGAATCCAATCTTAGCGATACCTCTTATTCTTGTGCCAATTGTGAATCTGAATATTGCTTATCTGGCTACATCTATAGGTCTGATTTCAAAAACGGTTGTATTTATTCCCTGGACAACCCCGCCTGTATTATCTGCCTTTTTAGCGACTGCAGGTGACTACCGTGCAGCAATTTTAGCTGCTCTATTAATTGCGCTATCGGTTCTGATTTATTTGCCGTTTGTAATCGCAACGAACCGAGTAGCCGCCATGGAAAGGAAAAATCGCAACTAA
- a CDS encoding PTS sugar transporter subunit IIB encodes MRVLVACSAGMSTSLFVQKIKNAAETEGINLQIEAVSISEARSLLSENDYDLFLLGPQVAFMKNQMEKELGDSLSVRVINSQDYGLMRVESVLKQIKDTVNR; translated from the coding sequence ATGCGTGTATTAGTAGCATGCAGTGCAGGGATGTCCACGAGTTTATTTGTGCAAAAAATAAAGAATGCTGCAGAAACAGAAGGAATAAATTTGCAAATAGAAGCTGTATCCATTTCAGAAGCGCGTTCACTATTGTCAGAAAACGATTATGACTTGTTTTTATTAGGTCCGCAAGTTGCTTTTATGAAAAATCAAATGGAAAAAGAATTAGGCGATTCGCTTTCGGTTCGTGTCATTAATAGTCAGGACTATGGTTTAATGCGAGTCGAAAGTGTTTTAAAACAAATTAAGGATACGGTAAACCGCTAG
- a CDS encoding PTS lactose/cellobiose transporter subunit IIA encodes MDMNESGFKIIMHSGDARSHTMEALKNVRKGNFEKAEQLLKDADDQLLQAHKIQTSLLHQEANGRKVDLSIIFVHAQDHLMTAMLAKDLATEIIAMQQDKAL; translated from the coding sequence ATGGATATGAATGAAAGCGGTTTTAAGATTATTATGCATAGTGGTGATGCGCGTTCTCATACGATGGAAGCATTAAAAAATGTTCGAAAAGGAAATTTTGAAAAAGCGGAACAATTGTTAAAAGATGCTGATGATCAGTTGCTTCAGGCACATAAAATTCAAACGTCATTATTACATCAAGAAGCTAATGGAAGAAAAGTGGATCTATCCATTATATTCGTTCACGCGCAGGACCACTTAATGACTGCAATGCTGGCAAAAGACTTGGCAACAGAAATTATTGCAATGCAGCAAGATAAAGCTCTATAG
- a CDS encoding SGNH/GDSL hydrolase family protein has protein sequence MQKNKYLIRAILLVLIGGILLFNSLREPEQSSEYVQTTKEEQNQTDLTTEKKAITANEHKPRRLPQLSFYIEQQVTQHFYQSRHITAIGDSLTQGVGDETAQGGYVGALQEMLEEAKTQTTFDNFGVRGNRSDQLLKRLEQDDIIASIQQADIVFITIGANDIMQILKENITNLQMDDFEKARIDYEKRLGKIISNIRAINAETDIYLLGFYNPFGEYFKDIKELKLIAENWNKTGEQLVNKYENSSFIPIMDLFSNAEEHLFAEDNFHPNRLGYQRIAERVFEVMKNKHKRG, from the coding sequence ATGCAAAAAAACAAATATCTTATCAGGGCAATCCTATTAGTACTAATAGGAGGGATTCTCCTTTTCAACTCCCTTCGTGAACCTGAACAATCATCGGAATACGTTCAAACCACAAAGGAAGAACAGAACCAAACAGATTTAACAACAGAAAAAAAGGCGATAACAGCAAACGAACATAAACCACGTCGTTTACCGCAGCTTTCCTTTTATATAGAACAGCAAGTTACGCAACATTTTTACCAATCGAGACACATTACCGCAATTGGTGATTCGCTAACACAAGGCGTTGGAGATGAAACCGCTCAAGGAGGCTATGTTGGAGCATTGCAAGAAATGTTAGAGGAAGCAAAAACCCAAACTACTTTTGATAACTTTGGTGTAAGGGGCAATCGCTCAGACCAGCTGCTAAAACGACTGGAACAAGATGATATCATTGCTTCTATACAGCAAGCGGATATCGTATTTATAACGATCGGCGCCAATGATATTATGCAAATATTAAAAGAGAATATTACAAATCTGCAGATGGATGATTTCGAAAAAGCCCGTATAGACTATGAAAAACGACTGGGCAAGATTATATCAAACATACGTGCCATTAATGCAGAAACAGACATTTATTTACTAGGTTTTTACAATCCTTTCGGTGAGTATTTTAAAGATATTAAAGAATTAAAACTCATTGCTGAAAATTGGAATAAAACAGGGGAACAATTAGTAAACAAGTATGAAAACAGCTCATTCATACCAATTATGGATTTATTTTCAAATGCGGAAGAACACTTATTTGCAGAAGATAATTTCCATCCGAATCGGTTAGGTTACCAACGGATCGCTGAACGAGTATTCGAGGTTATGAAGAATAAACATAAAAGAGGATGA
- a CDS encoding YpmS family protein, producing the protein MGNRIKHKKNKKWKWLFIGLLAFNITLLIAFLTLIFWPVPQADYPEPTAKKTEASSEFIVRTTKKNLNDLVNAHIDKLLDGTNHRYRIELGDDVHLIGELPVFSSTVPLSVHLEPFVQENGDIILKQRSISIGRLELPNKKIMGYMDKYLPMPEWVTVNPKDEEIYVAVTDIQLKSNFQVAVEHIDLPSNHLSFKFRIPYQTLGIE; encoded by the coding sequence ATGGGGAACAGAATCAAACATAAAAAAAACAAAAAGTGGAAGTGGCTGTTTATTGGTCTGCTTGCTTTCAACATCACCCTGCTGATCGCATTTCTGACACTCATTTTTTGGCCCGTACCGCAAGCCGATTACCCGGAGCCAACTGCAAAAAAAACGGAAGCAAGTTCTGAATTTATTGTTCGTACAACAAAAAAGAATTTGAATGATCTAGTCAATGCACATATCGATAAATTGCTGGATGGTACCAATCATCGCTACCGTATTGAACTGGGAGATGATGTTCATTTGATTGGAGAATTGCCTGTTTTCTCATCTACTGTTCCTTTATCTGTTCATTTAGAACCTTTCGTTCAAGAAAATGGCGATATCATTCTTAAACAGAGATCTATTTCCATTGGACGATTAGAATTGCCAAACAAAAAAATCATGGGATACATGGATAAATACCTTCCTATGCCTGAATGGGTAACCGTTAATCCAAAAGATGAGGAAATATACGTAGCAGTCACTGATATACAGCTTAAGAGTAACTTTCAGGTAGCTGTTGAACATATTGATTTACCATCGAATCATCTGTCGTTTAAATTCCGTATTCCTTACCAAACATTAGGCATTGAATAA
- a CDS encoding ABC-F family ATP-binding cassette domain-containing protein translates to MINVSNVSLRYGDKKLFEDVNLKFTPGNCYGLIGANGAGKSTFLKILSGEIEPQTGHVSLSPGERLAVLKQDHFAYEEYNVIDTVLMGHEKLYAVKQEKDAIYMKGEFTEEDGMRAAELEGEFAEMNGWEAESDAAVLLKGLGLEESLHDKQMSDLNADEKVKVLLAQALFGNPDILLLDEPTNGLDIHAIQWLEEFLIHFENTVIVVSHDRHFLNKVCTHIADVDYGKIEIYIGNYDFWYESSQLATRMAQEANKKKEEKIKELQSFIARFSANASKSKQATSRKKLLDNITLDDIKPSSRKYPYIAFTPEREIGNDLLSVQGLTKTINGEKVLNNISFTMNKDDKIALVGRDDIAKTTLFKILMGEMEPDAGTYKWGVTTSQSYFPKDNSAYFEKSDLSLVDWLRQYSTEDETETFLRGFLGRMLFSGEQALKKANVLSGGEKVRCMLSKMMLSNANVLLLDEPTNHLDLESITALNNGLIKFKGSILFTSHDHQFIQSIANRLIEITPNGLIDKEMDYDEYVQDKELQSKIAAMYED, encoded by the coding sequence ATGATTAATGTATCGAATGTTAGTTTACGATATGGTGATAAAAAGTTATTTGAGGATGTGAATTTAAAGTTCACTCCAGGTAACTGTTATGGATTAATTGGTGCAAACGGTGCTGGAAAATCCACCTTTTTAAAAATATTGTCTGGAGAAATAGAGCCGCAGACAGGTCATGTCTCCCTTTCTCCTGGTGAGCGCCTTGCTGTTTTAAAGCAGGATCATTTCGCCTACGAGGAATATAACGTTATTGATACTGTCCTCATGGGACATGAAAAGCTTTATGCAGTGAAGCAGGAAAAAGACGCCATTTACATGAAAGGTGAATTCACAGAGGAAGACGGCATGCGAGCTGCTGAATTAGAAGGCGAATTTGCTGAGATGAACGGTTGGGAGGCAGAATCTGATGCCGCTGTCTTATTAAAAGGGCTCGGACTAGAAGAATCCTTGCATGATAAGCAAATGTCTGATCTAAACGCAGACGAAAAAGTAAAAGTTTTACTAGCCCAGGCGTTATTTGGTAATCCTGATATTTTATTATTGGACGAGCCCACGAATGGTCTAGACATTCATGCGATTCAATGGCTAGAAGAATTTTTGATTCATTTTGAAAACACTGTCATCGTCGTATCTCATGACCGTCACTTTTTAAATAAGGTGTGTACACATATTGCAGATGTAGACTACGGAAAAATTGAAATCTACATTGGTAACTATGATTTCTGGTACGAGTCTAGTCAGTTGGCAACGAGAATGGCTCAGGAAGCAAATAAAAAGAAAGAAGAAAAAATCAAGGAATTGCAATCCTTTATTGCCCGCTTTAGCGCCAACGCCTCCAAATCCAAACAGGCGACATCAAGAAAAAAACTACTTGATAACATCACGTTAGATGATATTAAACCTTCTTCAAGAAAATACCCGTATATTGCGTTTACGCCTGAACGGGAAATTGGAAATGATTTATTGTCTGTTCAAGGTCTAACAAAAACCATTAATGGTGAAAAAGTATTGAATAATATCAGCTTTACCATGAATAAAGATGACAAAATTGCCCTAGTAGGCAGGGACGATATCGCGAAAACTACTTTGTTTAAAATTTTGATGGGTGAAATGGAACCAGATGCTGGTACGTATAAATGGGGTGTAACCACTTCGCAATCCTATTTTCCAAAAGACAATAGCGCCTATTTCGAAAAGAGCGACCTATCATTAGTAGACTGGTTAAGACAGTATTCAACTGAAGATGAAACAGAAACTTTTTTACGTGGATTTTTAGGGAGAATGCTATTCTCTGGTGAACAAGCTTTGAAAAAGGCCAATGTCTTATCCGGTGGCGAAAAAGTGCGCTGTATGCTGTCAAAAATGATGTTGAGTAACGCGAACGTACTTCTTTTAGATGAGCCAACGAACCATCTTGATTTAGAATCTATCACTGCTTTAAATAACGGGCTGATTAAATTTAAAGGGTCTATTTTATTTACGTCACATGATCATCAATTCATTCAAAGTATCGCCAATCGCTTAATCGAAATCACACCAAATGGTTTGATCGATAAAGAAATGGACTATGATGAGTATGTACAGGATAAGGAATTGCAAAGCAAAATAGCAGCTATGTATGAGGATTAA
- a CDS encoding L-threonine 3-dehydrogenase: MEKILVTGALGQIGSELVMKLREIYGTDQVIATDIRKAEGRIAEGPFEVVDVTDADQLFDVTKKYQVDTMMHLAALLSAKAEENPKLAWHINMGGLVNALEIARELKLQFFTPSSIGAFGPSTPKDQTPQDTLQRPTTMYGVNKVSGELLADYYYTRFGVDTRGVRFPGLISYVTLPGGGTTDYAVEMYYEAVKKGSYTSYIGKGTYMDMMYMPDAINAIIQLMEADANKLQHRNAFNISAFSAAPEDFAASIQKYMPSFTLDYAVDPFRQAIADSWPNNLDSTCAIEEWGFKVEYDLDKMTRDMLSKVKQKQEQ, encoded by the coding sequence ATGGAAAAAATACTAGTAACGGGAGCTTTGGGTCAAATTGGCTCAGAGCTTGTCATGAAATTAAGAGAGATCTATGGAACGGATCAAGTTATAGCAACAGATATTCGAAAGGCGGAAGGGCGTATAGCTGAAGGCCCTTTTGAAGTCGTTGATGTAACCGATGCGGATCAGCTTTTTGATGTGACAAAGAAATATCAGGTAGATACAATGATGCATTTGGCAGCTTTATTATCTGCTAAAGCAGAGGAAAACCCGAAATTGGCTTGGCATATCAATATGGGTGGATTGGTCAACGCCTTAGAGATTGCACGTGAATTAAAGCTGCAATTTTTTACCCCCAGTTCCATTGGAGCTTTTGGCCCCTCAACACCAAAAGACCAAACGCCTCAAGATACGTTGCAACGTCCGACTACGATGTATGGGGTTAATAAAGTGTCTGGTGAACTATTAGCTGATTATTACTATACTCGTTTCGGTGTGGATACACGTGGCGTTCGTTTTCCTGGGCTTATTTCATATGTCACGTTGCCAGGTGGGGGTACAACGGATTATGCAGTTGAAATGTATTACGAAGCCGTGAAGAAGGGTAGTTATACATCTTATATCGGTAAAGGTACGTACATGGATATGATGTATATGCCGGACGCCATAAATGCGATTATCCAATTGATGGAGGCAGATGCAAATAAATTACAGCATCGTAATGCATTTAATATATCTGCTTTTTCTGCCGCACCGGAAGATTTTGCTGCATCGATTCAAAAGTATATGCCATCTTTCACATTAGATTATGCTGTTGATCCATTTAGACAAGCGATTGCGGATAGCTGGCCAAATAACCTTGACTCTACTTGCGCTATTGAAGAATGGGGCTTTAAAGTAGAATACGACCTAGATAAGATGACGAGGGATATGTTAAGTAAAGTAAAACAAAAGCAAGAACAGTAA
- a CDS encoding glycine C-acetyltransferase — translation MTSKALDSFLNDNIADLKERGLYNEINPVQGPNGPEIKIGERTLINLSSNNYLGLATDDRLKQVAKQAVDSHGVGAGAVRTINGTLDLHLELEKKLAAFKGTEAVISYQSGFNCNMAAISAVMDKNDAILSDELNHASIIDGCRLSKAKIIRFNHSDMNDLRKKAKEAVESGQYNKIMVITDGVFSMDGDIAKLPEIVEIADEFDLITYVDDAHGSGVLGKGAGTVKHFGLQDKVDFQMGTLSKAIGVIGGYVAGKANLIDWLKVRSRPFLFSTAVSPADAAASTKAVELLMESTELNEKLWENGDYLKAGLKQLGFDIGDSETPITPCMIGDENATQEFSRRLNEEGVYAKSIVFPTVPRGTGRVRNMPTAAHTKEMLDKAIAVYEKVGKELGVI, via the coding sequence ATGACTAGTAAAGCGTTAGATTCTTTTTTAAATGACAATATTGCTGATTTGAAGGAACGAGGTTTATATAATGAAATTAACCCTGTACAAGGTCCGAATGGTCCGGAAATAAAAATTGGCGAGCGAACATTAATCAACCTTTCTTCGAATAATTACCTTGGGTTAGCTACGGATGACAGGTTGAAGCAGGTAGCGAAACAAGCAGTTGATTCTCATGGTGTTGGTGCGGGTGCTGTACGTACGATAAACGGAACGCTTGATCTTCATCTTGAGTTAGAAAAGAAGCTGGCAGCATTCAAAGGAACAGAGGCGGTTATTTCTTATCAATCTGGATTTAATTGTAATATGGCAGCTATTTCTGCGGTTATGGATAAAAATGATGCCATTTTATCTGATGAATTAAACCATGCGTCCATTATTGATGGTTGTCGCCTATCCAAAGCGAAGATTATTCGTTTTAATCATTCGGACATGAACGATTTGCGAAAAAAGGCGAAAGAAGCTGTCGAATCTGGACAATATAATAAGATTATGGTTATTACCGATGGTGTATTTTCAATGGATGGCGATATTGCTAAGCTTCCGGAAATTGTTGAGATTGCAGACGAATTCGACCTGATTACGTATGTAGATGATGCGCATGGTTCTGGAGTTCTTGGAAAAGGAGCAGGAACAGTGAAGCATTTCGGTCTGCAGGATAAAGTCGATTTTCAAATGGGCACATTATCCAAAGCTATTGGCGTAATTGGTGGTTATGTGGCTGGAAAAGCGAACCTTATTGATTGGTTAAAAGTCCGTTCTCGTCCATTTCTGTTTTCCACGGCTGTTTCACCTGCTGATGCTGCAGCTAGCACGAAGGCTGTCGAGCTCCTCATGGAAAGCACAGAATTAAATGAAAAGCTATGGGAAAATGGCGACTATTTAAAGGCTGGCTTAAAGCAATTAGGTTTTGATATCGGTGATAGTGAAACACCAATTACACCTTGTATGATTGGCGACGAAAATGCGACACAAGAATTCAGCAGACGTCTTAACGAAGAAGGTGTTTATGCGAAGTCGATTGTTTTCCCAACTGTACCACGCGGAACAGGGCGTGTGAGAAATATGCCAACAGCTGCACATACCAAAGAAATGTTGGATAAAGCAATCGCAGTATATGAAAAAGTTGGCAAAGAACTTGGTGTTATTTAG